The Streptomyces sp. P9-A4 genome contains a region encoding:
- the trpS gene encoding tryptophan--tRNA ligase translates to MTRIFSGVKPTGHLTLGNYLGAVRRWVEVDQHRSEALFSVVDLHALTVEHDPARVRRLSRQAATLLLASGLDPELCTLFVQSHVDEHARLSYLLECTATDGELRRMIQYKEKSVQARAAGQGVRLSLLTYPVLMAADILAYGADEVPVGEDQTQHVELTRDLAVRFNQQYGHTFTVPRATRPEVAARVMDLQDPHSKMGKSHANTAGIVYLLDEAETVRRKIMRAVTDSGRDVEYDREGRPGIANLLDLLAAATGGKPEVLADAYESYGALKRDTADAVVEMLRPVRERHAGLAADPGHVDRVLRDGAERARGTARPLVDRAYRAIGLLPAG, encoded by the coding sequence ATGACCAGGATCTTCAGCGGGGTCAAGCCCACCGGGCATCTGACGCTGGGCAACTACCTCGGGGCCGTACGACGGTGGGTCGAGGTCGACCAGCACCGGTCGGAGGCGCTGTTCAGCGTCGTGGACCTGCACGCCCTGACCGTCGAGCACGATCCGGCCCGGGTCCGGAGGCTCAGCCGGCAGGCGGCGACGCTGCTGCTGGCCTCGGGGCTCGATCCGGAGCTGTGCACCTTGTTCGTGCAGAGCCACGTGGACGAGCACGCGAGGCTCTCGTACCTGCTGGAGTGCACGGCCACCGACGGTGAGCTGCGGCGGATGATCCAGTACAAGGAGAAGAGCGTCCAGGCGCGGGCGGCCGGGCAGGGGGTGCGGCTGTCGTTGCTGACGTATCCGGTGCTGATGGCGGCGGACATCCTGGCGTACGGGGCCGACGAGGTGCCGGTGGGTGAGGACCAGACTCAGCACGTGGAGCTGACGCGGGACCTGGCGGTGCGGTTCAACCAGCAGTACGGGCACACGTTCACCGTGCCCCGGGCCACTCGGCCCGAGGTGGCGGCGCGGGTCATGGACCTGCAGGACCCCCACTCGAAGATGGGGAAGTCGCACGCGAACACGGCCGGGATCGTCTATCTGCTCGATGAAGCGGAGACCGTGCGGCGGAAGATCATGCGGGCGGTCACCGACAGCGGGCGGGACGTGGAGTACGACCGTGAGGGCAGGCCGGGGATCGCGAACCTCCTCGATCTGCTGGCCGCCGCGACGGGTGGGAAGCCCGAGGTGCTCGCTGATGCGTACGAGTCGTACGGGGCGTTGAAGAGGGATACCGCCGACGCGGTCGTCGAGATGCTGAGGCCCGTACGGGAACGGCATGCCGGGCTCGCGGCGGATCCCGGTCATGTGGACCGGGTGCTGCGGGACGGGGCCGAGCGGGCCCGGGGGACGGCGCGGCCCCTGGTGGACCGGGCCTATCGGGCGATCGGGCTGTTGCCCGCCGGGTGA
- a CDS encoding HAD family hydrolase, translated as MRYDLVIFDNDGVLVDSEPISNTLLAGYLTELGHPTTYEESVRDYMGSAMHRIHDLVEERSGQRLPAEFDETFHGRVFAAFRDELEAVPGAPDVVKRLAEAGVPYCVASSGSHERIRVGHRKTGLDAWFRDEIVFSAEDVGRGKPAPDLFLHAAARMGVAPERCVVVEDSRLGVQAAQAAGMDVYGFTAMTPQEKLTGANGHFGTMDELPAILGL; from the coding sequence ATGCGCTACGACCTGGTCATCTTCGACAACGACGGTGTGCTCGTGGACAGCGAGCCGATTTCCAACACGCTGCTTGCCGGCTATCTGACAGAACTCGGGCACCCCACCACGTACGAGGAATCCGTACGCGACTACATGGGGTCCGCCATGCACCGGATTCACGACCTGGTCGAGGAGCGGAGCGGGCAGCGGCTGCCGGCGGAGTTCGACGAGACGTTCCACGGGCGGGTCTTCGCGGCCTTCCGTGACGAGCTGGAGGCCGTGCCCGGGGCGCCGGACGTGGTGAAGCGGCTCGCCGAGGCCGGGGTTCCGTACTGTGTGGCCTCCTCCGGGAGTCACGAGCGGATCCGGGTGGGGCACCGGAAGACCGGGCTCGACGCCTGGTTCCGGGACGAGATCGTCTTCAGCGCCGAGGACGTCGGGCGTGGGAAGCCGGCGCCGGACCTCTTCCTGCACGCCGCCGCGCGGATGGGAGTGGCCCCCGAGCGCTGTGTGGTCGTCGAGGACAGCCGGCTCGGGGTACAGGCCGCACAGGCCGCCGGGATGGACGTGTACGGGTTCACCGCGATGACTCCCCAGGAGAAGCTGACCGGCGCGAACGGCCACTTCGGGACGATGGACGAGCTGCCGGCGATATTGGGGCTGTGA
- a CDS encoding cysteine hydrolase family protein, producing the protein MEIAENAALVVIDVQKGFEFDFWGRRDNPEAEGNIAALIDAWQETGRPVVFVRHDSPRAGSPLEPGTEGNGFKDFVEERRGKGSGPELLVTKSVNSAFYGEPDLDAWLKGAARGGAADGQRGQIVIVGIQTNMCNETTARMGGNLGYDVLFPLDAMHTFDLAGPFDWTQTAEELTRATAVSLHGGRFARVVTTEDVLKGAASE; encoded by the coding sequence ATGGAGATCGCAGAGAACGCAGCGCTGGTGGTCATCGACGTACAGAAGGGTTTCGAGTTCGACTTCTGGGGGCGCCGGGACAACCCGGAGGCCGAGGGGAACATCGCGGCCCTGATCGATGCCTGGCAGGAGACGGGACGGCCGGTCGTCTTCGTACGGCACGACTCGCCCCGGGCGGGTTCGCCGCTGGAGCCGGGGACCGAGGGGAACGGGTTCAAGGACTTCGTCGAGGAGCGGCGGGGGAAGGGCTCCGGTCCGGAGCTGCTCGTCACGAAGTCGGTGAACTCGGCGTTCTACGGGGAGCCGGATCTGGACGCCTGGCTGAAGGGCGCGGCCCGCGGCGGAGCCGCTGATGGACAGCGTGGGCAGATCGTGATCGTCGGGATCCAGACGAACATGTGCAACGAGACGACGGCCCGGATGGGCGGGAACCTCGGGTACGACGTGCTGTTCCCGCTGGACGCGATGCACACCTTCGACCTGGCGGGGCCGTTCGACTGGACGCAGACGGCGGAGGAGCTGACCCGGGCGACGGCGGTGTCGCTGCACGGTGGGCGGTTCGCCCGGGTCGTGACCACGGAGGACGTGCTGAAGGGCGCGGCCTCGGAGTAG
- the proC gene encoding pyrroline-5-carboxylate reductase, with product MTQTVAVLGTGKIGEALLSGMIRAGWRPANLLVTARRAERAEELRARYGVETVTNAEAAKRADTLILAVKPQDMGRLLDELAPHVAADRLVISAAAGIPTSFIEDRLTTGTPVVRVMPNTPVLVDEGMSVISAGSHATPEHLAHTEEIFGGVGKTLRVPESQQDAATALSGSGPAYFYFLVEAMTDAGILLGLPRAQAHDLIVQAAIGAAVMLRDSGEHPVKLREAVTSPAGTTISAIRELENHGVRAALIAALEAARDRSRELASGNS from the coding sequence ATGACCCAGACCGTCGCAGTCCTCGGCACCGGCAAGATCGGTGAAGCGCTCCTCAGCGGCATGATCCGCGCCGGCTGGCGCCCCGCGAACCTCCTGGTCACCGCCCGCCGTGCCGAGCGCGCCGAGGAACTCCGCGCCCGCTACGGCGTCGAGACCGTCACCAACGCCGAGGCCGCCAAGCGCGCCGACACCCTCATCCTGGCCGTGAAGCCCCAGGACATGGGCCGCCTCCTCGACGAGCTGGCCCCGCACGTCGCCGCCGACCGCCTGGTCATCAGCGCCGCCGCCGGCATCCCCACCTCTTTCATCGAGGACCGCCTGACCACCGGCACCCCCGTCGTCCGCGTCATGCCGAACACCCCCGTCCTGGTGGACGAGGGCATGTCCGTCATCTCGGCCGGCAGCCACGCCACCCCCGAGCACCTCGCCCACACGGAGGAGATCTTCGGCGGCGTCGGCAAGACCCTCCGCGTCCCCGAGTCCCAGCAGGACGCGGCCACCGCCCTGTCCGGCTCCGGCCCCGCGTACTTCTACTTCCTCGTCGAGGCCATGACCGATGCCGGCATCCTCCTCGGCCTGCCCCGCGCCCAGGCCCACGACCTCATCGTCCAGGCCGCCATCGGCGCCGCCGTGATGCTCCGCGACAGCGGCGAGCACCCGGTCAAGCTCCGCGAGGCCGTCACCTCCCCGGCCGGCACCACCATCAGCGCCATCCGCGAGCTGGAGAACCACGGCGTCCGGGCCGCCCTCATCGCCGCCCTCGAAGCCGCCCGCGACCGCAGCCGCGAACTCGCCTCCGGCAACAGCTGA
- a CDS encoding acetoin utilization protein AcuC — MSSRALLMWDEAVTRYDFGSEHPMDPVRLALTMSLVRAYGLDRAVDVVAAKPAGDSTLRLVHREDYVDAVRAASADPRHADQAYGLGTVDDPAFAGMHEVSALIAGQSVGAAEAIWRGEAEHAVNFAGGLHHAMPGAASGFCIYNDAALAIARLLELGAERVAYVDVDVHHGDGVQAAFWEDPRVLTVSLHEHPRTLFPQTGWPEETGAAGPGEGGAVNVALPAGTADAGWLRAFHAVVPELIADFRPQVLVTQHGADTHFEDPLAHLAVSLDAQRAVQEACHDLAHEHAEGRWLALGGGGYAVVDVVPRSWTHLVAIAAHAPVDPESVIPSSWRDEAYARTRQPGPARMTDGRWPPAGLRDWADGYDPADRLDQAVLATRKAAFPLRGLLA, encoded by the coding sequence ATGAGCAGCCGCGCACTGTTGATGTGGGATGAAGCCGTCACGCGGTACGACTTCGGGTCCGAGCACCCGATGGACCCGGTACGGCTCGCGCTGACGATGTCGCTGGTGCGGGCCTACGGGCTCGACCGGGCGGTCGACGTGGTGGCGGCGAAGCCGGCGGGGGACTCGACGCTGCGGCTCGTCCACCGCGAGGACTACGTGGACGCGGTGCGGGCGGCCTCGGCGGACCCGCGCCACGCCGACCAGGCGTACGGGCTCGGCACGGTCGACGATCCGGCGTTCGCCGGGATGCACGAGGTATCGGCGCTGATCGCGGGTCAGTCGGTGGGGGCCGCGGAGGCGATCTGGCGCGGGGAGGCCGAGCACGCGGTGAACTTCGCGGGCGGGCTGCACCACGCGATGCCGGGGGCCGCATCGGGCTTCTGCATCTACAACGACGCCGCGCTGGCCATCGCCCGGCTGCTCGAACTGGGCGCGGAGCGGGTGGCGTACGTGGACGTGGACGTGCACCACGGCGACGGGGTGCAGGCGGCGTTCTGGGAGGACCCGCGGGTGCTGACCGTCTCGCTGCACGAGCACCCGCGGACGCTCTTCCCGCAGACCGGGTGGCCGGAGGAGACGGGCGCGGCCGGGCCCGGCGAGGGCGGGGCCGTGAACGTGGCGCTGCCGGCGGGGACAGCCGACGCGGGGTGGCTGCGGGCCTTCCACGCGGTGGTGCCGGAGCTGATCGCGGACTTCCGGCCGCAGGTGCTCGTCACCCAGCACGGGGCGGACACGCACTTCGAGGACCCGCTCGCGCACCTGGCGGTGTCGCTCGACGCGCAGCGGGCGGTGCAGGAGGCCTGTCACGATCTGGCCCACGAGCACGCGGAGGGGCGCTGGCTGGCGCTCGGCGGCGGTGGGTACGCGGTGGTGGACGTCGTACCGCGGTCGTGGACGCATCTGGTGGCGATCGCGGCGCACGCTCCGGTGGATCCGGAGTCGGTGATCCCGTCGTCCTGGCGGGACGAGGCGTACGCGCGGACGCGGCAGCCGGGTCCGGCGCGCATGACGGACGGGCGGTGGCCGCCGGCGGGCCTCCGGGACTGGGCCGACGGGTACGACCCGGCGGACCGGTTGGACCAGGCCGTGCTCGCGACGCGCAAGGCGGCCTTCCCGCTGCGGGGGCTGCTCGCCTGA
- a CDS encoding ABC transporter ATP-binding protein yields the protein MMNYSAGEPADPARHARATTPPTAAAQEAAAAQEATPAITAHGLTVVRGDRTALRDLDFTVPAGRITGLLGPSGCGKSTLMRAIVGTQAKVDGTLRVLGRPAGDAALRSRIGYVTQAPSVYDDLTVRQNLDYFAAVLLPGRARRQERRAAVDRAVEDVDLASHADSLAGRLSGGQRSRVSLAVALLGTPELLVLDEPTVGLDPVLRRDLWNLFHQIAADRGTTLLVSSHVMDEAERCHRLLLLRDGELLADDTPENLRRRNDTNTVEEAFLHLVDAAAARAAHEEPRT from the coding sequence ATGATGAATTACTCGGCGGGGGAGCCCGCCGACCCCGCCAGGCACGCCCGGGCCACCACGCCGCCCACCGCCGCTGCCCAAGAAGCCGCCGCGGCCCAAGAGGCCACCCCCGCCATCACCGCCCACGGCCTCACCGTCGTACGCGGCGACCGCACCGCCCTGCGCGACCTCGACTTCACCGTCCCCGCCGGCCGCATCACCGGCCTCCTCGGCCCCTCCGGCTGCGGCAAGTCCACCCTCATGCGCGCCATCGTCGGCACCCAGGCCAAGGTCGACGGCACCCTCCGCGTCCTCGGCCGCCCCGCCGGCGACGCCGCCCTCCGCTCCCGCATCGGCTACGTCACCCAGGCCCCCTCCGTCTACGACGACCTCACCGTCCGCCAGAACCTCGACTACTTCGCCGCCGTCCTGCTTCCCGGCCGCGCCCGCCGCCAAGAGCGCCGCGCCGCCGTCGACCGGGCCGTCGAGGACGTCGACCTCGCCTCGCACGCCGACTCCCTCGCAGGCCGGCTCTCCGGCGGCCAGCGCAGCCGCGTCTCCCTCGCCGTCGCCCTCCTCGGCACCCCGGAACTCCTCGTCCTCGACGAACCCACCGTCGGCCTCGACCCCGTACTCCGCCGCGACCTCTGGAACCTCTTCCACCAGATCGCCGCCGACCGCGGCACGACCCTCCTGGTCTCCTCGCACGTCATGGACGAGGCCGAGCGCTGCCACCGCCTCCTCCTCCTGCGCGACGGGGAACTCCTCGCCGACGACACCCCCGAGAACCTCCGCCGACGCAACGACACCAACACCGTCGAGGAGGCCTTCCTCCACCTGGTCGACGCCGCCGCGGCCCGAGCCGCCCACGAGGAGCCCCGGACATGA
- a CDS encoding GlxA family transcriptional regulator produces the protein MTAIDDLLPHVPPTPAPRPQRIALLSFPGIRAFDISVITEVWGSDRTLRGVPPFELRRAAADPDTPIPLRGGLTLTPDRPLDWLDALTTTDLVVVPGIEDPDADLPAPVLDSLRRAHTRGTPVASLCAGAFVLARAGLLDGRRAVTHWHLAATLAARHPGIQVQADALFVEDTGVWTSAGTAAGIDLCLHLVRTAHGAEAAAAIARSMVTAPFRTGTQAQFIEHPTPRADRDADALAAVRAHALAHLDEPHTVATLAARAGMSPRSFARHFQATTGATPLHWLITQRVAAAQKLLELTDHPLPEVARRAGFGSEVTMRQHFASHLATSPRDYRNAFRHPAGNSPIAR, from the coding sequence ATGACAGCGATCGATGATTTACTGCCACACGTGCCGCCGACCCCCGCGCCCCGCCCCCAGCGCATCGCCCTCCTCTCCTTCCCGGGCATTCGCGCCTTCGACATCTCCGTCATCACCGAGGTCTGGGGCAGCGACCGCACCCTCCGGGGCGTGCCGCCCTTCGAACTCCGCAGAGCCGCCGCCGACCCGGACACCCCCATCCCCCTGCGCGGCGGCCTCACCCTCACCCCCGACCGCCCGCTCGACTGGCTCGACGCCCTCACCACCACCGACCTGGTCGTCGTCCCCGGCATCGAGGACCCCGACGCCGACCTCCCGGCCCCCGTCCTCGACTCCCTCCGCCGCGCCCACACCAGGGGCACCCCGGTCGCCTCGCTCTGCGCCGGCGCGTTCGTCCTCGCCCGCGCCGGACTCCTCGACGGCCGCCGCGCCGTCACCCACTGGCACCTGGCCGCCACCCTGGCCGCCCGCCACCCCGGGATCCAGGTCCAGGCGGACGCCCTCTTCGTCGAGGACACCGGAGTCTGGACCTCCGCCGGCACCGCCGCCGGGATCGACCTCTGCCTCCATCTCGTACGCACCGCCCACGGCGCCGAAGCAGCCGCGGCCATCGCCCGCTCGATGGTCACCGCCCCCTTCCGTACGGGCACCCAGGCCCAGTTCATCGAGCACCCCACGCCACGCGCCGACCGGGACGCCGACGCCCTGGCCGCCGTCCGCGCCCATGCCCTCGCCCACCTGGACGAGCCCCACACGGTCGCCACGCTCGCCGCCCGCGCCGGCATGTCCCCCCGCTCCTTCGCCCGCCACTTCCAGGCGACCACCGGAGCCACCCCCCTGCACTGGCTCATCACCCAGCGGGTGGCCGCCGCGCAGAAACTCCTCGAACTCACCGACCACCCCCTCCCCGAGGTGGCCCGCCGCGCGGGCTTCGGCAGCGAGGTCACGATGCGCCAGCACTTCGCCTCGCACCTCGCCACCAGCCCGCGCGACTACCGAAACGCCTTCCGTCACCCGGCGGGCAACAGCCCGATCGCCCGATAG
- a CDS encoding phosphatase, translating to MLSTGALRAHLLAAGLAGTVATSREENLRSYRLFAARDPRVLLGLDPAWGWGEADLLRLMADKCGVSGDPAHRSGLDVIDPERTLRGLDAFAERLGAAAARRVPVLLGTGHPHRLLGFYVALADALSAAGCLVLTPAQGRCVDITTRFGVRTHLLDYVRGVALVREPGPSGGGREPGAHSHSPLPVRAALESAAECGGPLPELVVGDHGWVCGAGQLGIEAIGLADTDDPALFVGEAEGQVSVAVPLDDGVRSDHYRPLTRYVLNRACLSR from the coding sequence GTGTTGAGTACCGGGGCGCTGCGGGCGCATCTGTTGGCGGCGGGGTTGGCGGGGACGGTCGCGACGTCGCGGGAGGAGAACCTGCGGAGCTATCGGCTGTTCGCGGCGCGTGATCCGCGGGTGCTGCTGGGGCTCGATCCCGCGTGGGGGTGGGGCGAGGCGGATCTGTTGCGGCTGATGGCCGACAAGTGCGGGGTGTCGGGGGACCCGGCGCACCGGTCCGGGCTGGACGTCATCGATCCCGAGCGGACGCTGAGGGGGCTGGACGCCTTCGCCGAGCGACTGGGGGCGGCGGCGGCGCGACGGGTTCCGGTGCTCCTCGGGACCGGGCATCCGCATCGACTCCTCGGTTTCTACGTCGCTCTCGCAGACGCCTTGTCGGCGGCGGGATGTCTTGTCCTCACACCGGCGCAGGGGAGATGTGTCGACATAACGACCCGGTTCGGCGTACGCACGCACCTCCTCGACTACGTACGGGGGGTCGCGTTGGTGCGAGAGCCGGGGCCGTCGGGGGGAGGGCGTGAACCGGGGGCGCACTCCCATTCGCCGCTGCCGGTCAGAGCCGCTCTGGAGAGCGCGGCCGAGTGCGGCGGGCCGCTGCCGGAACTCGTGGTGGGGGACCACGGCTGGGTCTGCGGGGCAGGTCAGCTGGGTATCGAGGCCATCGGGCTCGCCGATACGGACGATCCGGCGCTGTTCGTCGGTGAGGCGGAGGGGCAGGTGTCGGTGGCCGTTCCGCTGGACGACGGCGTGCGCTCCGACCACTACCGGCCGTTGACTCGCTATGTACTCAATCGAGCGTGTCTGTCACGGTAA
- a CDS encoding ABC transporter permease, whose amino-acid sequence MNTARTLATAARVLRQLRHDPRSIALMLLVPCVMLFLLRYVFDGSPGTFDNIGASLLGIFPLITMFLVTSIATLRERTSGTLERLLAMPLGKADLIGGYALAFGLVAVLQSVLATGLAVWFLGLDVIGSPWLLLLVALLDALLGTALGLFVSAFAASEFQAVQFMPAVIFPQLLLCGLFTPRDRMAPALEAISDVLPMSYAVDGMDQVLHHPDITGDFVRDALVVAGCAVLVLVLGAATLRRRTA is encoded by the coding sequence ATGAACACCGCACGCACCCTCGCCACCGCCGCCCGCGTCCTGCGTCAGCTGCGCCACGACCCCCGCTCGATCGCCCTGATGCTGCTGGTGCCCTGCGTGATGCTCTTCCTGCTCCGGTACGTCTTCGACGGGAGCCCGGGCACCTTCGACAACATCGGCGCCTCCCTGCTCGGCATCTTCCCGCTGATCACGATGTTCCTGGTGACCTCCATCGCGACCCTCCGCGAACGCACCTCGGGCACCCTCGAACGCCTCCTCGCCATGCCCCTCGGCAAGGCCGACCTCATCGGCGGCTACGCCCTCGCCTTCGGACTCGTCGCCGTCCTCCAGTCCGTCCTGGCCACCGGCCTCGCCGTCTGGTTCCTCGGCCTCGACGTCATCGGCTCCCCCTGGCTGCTCCTCCTGGTCGCCCTCCTCGACGCCCTCCTCGGCACCGCCCTCGGCCTCTTCGTCTCGGCCTTCGCCGCCTCCGAGTTCCAGGCCGTCCAGTTCATGCCGGCCGTGATCTTCCCCCAGCTGCTCCTCTGCGGCCTCTTCACCCCGCGCGACCGCATGGCCCCCGCCCTCGAAGCGATCTCGGACGTCCTGCCCATGTCGTACGCCGTGGACGGTATGGACCAGGTCCTCCACCACCCCGACATCACCGGCGACTTCGTCCGCGACGCCCTCGTCGTCGCGGGCTGCGCCGTCCTCGTCCTGGTCCTCGGCGCGGCCACCCTCCGCCGCCGCACCGCGTGA
- a CDS encoding MFS transporter: MTDARLRRGRGSLAVSFFVQGVTFALLVTRIPALQDQYGISDGLLPAFLAAVPILAGVASVVTEKVVARVGPAVVLRWAQPFVLLALLSVGMGSELWHAAVVLGLFGLAVGSLDASMNMLGVSLQRAYGRSIMLGFHASYSLGGIAGASLAWVGAHWHQSLFESFLPVVAVLLPVVVVGSRWYVAGGAGPEGASAAEENKGNGVVFKLLLPLCLVMTFAYIGDSTVSNWSAKYLQDVLGSSEELATVPYNAYMVTTLLGRTVGDFGVRRLGAVVVVRAGAVLGALGFAVVAVAPGAWSGIAGFTVLGLGLSVIVPQTFAAAGRLFPGASDAAVARLNVFNYVGFLVGSPLVGALGDAWSYRWAMLVPMVLVLVTVVYATSFGSREARYGGGHEQPRTVDVG; encoded by the coding sequence ATGACGGATGCGCGGTTGCGGCGTGGGCGGGGATCCCTGGCGGTCAGTTTCTTCGTGCAGGGGGTGACGTTTGCGCTGCTCGTCACCCGAATACCGGCGCTCCAGGACCAGTACGGGATCTCTGACGGGCTGTTGCCGGCCTTCCTGGCCGCTGTGCCGATCCTGGCGGGTGTGGCCAGTGTGGTGACCGAGAAGGTCGTCGCCAGGGTGGGGCCCGCCGTGGTACTGCGGTGGGCCCAGCCGTTCGTGCTGCTGGCCCTGCTCTCCGTGGGGATGGGGTCGGAGCTCTGGCACGCGGCCGTGGTCCTGGGGCTCTTCGGACTGGCCGTGGGTTCCCTCGACGCCTCCATGAACATGCTGGGGGTGAGCCTCCAGCGGGCGTACGGCCGGAGCATCATGCTCGGCTTCCACGCCTCGTACAGCCTGGGCGGGATCGCGGGGGCCTCGCTGGCCTGGGTGGGGGCGCACTGGCACCAGTCGCTGTTCGAGTCCTTTCTCCCGGTGGTGGCGGTGCTGCTGCCCGTCGTGGTCGTCGGGAGCCGGTGGTACGTCGCCGGCGGTGCCGGGCCCGAGGGGGCCTCGGCTGCGGAGGAGAACAAGGGCAACGGTGTCGTCTTCAAGCTGCTGCTGCCGCTCTGCCTGGTGATGACCTTCGCCTACATCGGGGACTCCACCGTCTCCAACTGGAGTGCCAAGTACCTCCAGGACGTGCTCGGCAGCTCGGAGGAGCTGGCGACCGTGCCGTACAACGCGTACATGGTGACGACGCTCCTCGGGCGGACCGTCGGGGACTTCGGGGTACGGCGGCTCGGGGCCGTGGTGGTCGTGCGGGCCGGCGCGGTGCTCGGGGCGCTGGGCTTCGCGGTGGTGGCGGTGGCGCCCGGGGCCTGGTCGGGGATCGCCGGGTTCACGGTGCTCGGACTGGGGCTGAGCGTGATCGTGCCGCAGACCTTCGCGGCGGCCGGGCGGCTGTTCCCGGGGGCGAGCGACGCGGCGGTGGCGCGGCTCAACGTCTTCAACTACGTCGGTTTCCTCGTCGGGTCGCCCCTGGTGGGGGCCCTCGGGGACGCGTGGAGCTACCGGTGGGCGATGCTGGTGCCGATGGTGCTCGTCCTGGTGACGGTGGTGTACGCCACGTCGTTCGGATCGCGAGAGGCCCGATACGGTGGCGGGCATGAGCAGCCGCGCACTGTTGATGTGGGATGA